From Spirochaeta lutea, one genomic window encodes:
- a CDS encoding tagaturonate reductase, with translation MKSDLPAIQETLKDRPQVKETILQFGEGNFLRAFVDWMIDILNQEGHYRGSVVMVQPIAQGMGEAINRQKGLYTTYLRGLRKGKALEESRLITAVSRCINPYADHQAYIDAGNNPDLRFIISNTTEAGISFHPGDRLEDQPQQSYPGKLTALLYRRFTRFSGDPDKGLVIIPCELIDRNGDRLRDYVRQYAEQWNLGADFLTWLDSHCDFLNSLVDRIVTGYPGEEAPALWETLGYRDDLLVTGELFHLWVIEGSRRYAMELPFQRAGLDVIWTEDMTPYRTRKVRILNGVHTMTALTSFLYGLDTVGQWGSTPDISRFVDHAIFKEIIPACPGVPGELEDFAREVIQRFANPYIVHQVLSISLNSVSKFTTRVLPSLLDYHRSTGSLPQAIPFSLAGLLAFYQVDSDAPGSWQGMRGDQPYPVKDDPAILEAFADLYAPWTPQPDATETLVRLALSRSQWWGTDLSAVPGLVTAVSGHLHRILTQGMKTALGRLLSKIDSQSREIAPRIRRIHPGDTVVVAVDPVPRGTVIEVPEGSIEAGADIPQGHKIAIRAMAPGDPVVKYGFPMGRASTAISPGDHVHTHNVKTGLEGTLEYRYRPGAADPAPGSTPAPHTQRSFQGYVREDGSVGIRNEIWIIPTVGCVNRPAELMAQRAIRALGSKIGPNIDAIVTHPHPYGCSQLGDDHLMTQKILADLVHHPNAGGVLVFGLGCENNYIEEFKKVLGPHNEKRVKFLSAQDTSDEIDAGMQLLEELVDQANQDVRQSVPLEKLIVGLKCGGSDGFSGLSANPLLGQLSDALIDQGGTTILTEVPEMFGAETILMDRAESREVFEDVVGLINGFKEYYLRYNQVVYENPSPGNKEGGITTLEEKSLGCVQKGGRSPVRGVLKYGQRITTHGLNLLEGPGNDIVSVTALAAAGAHLVLFTTGRGTPLGGPVPTVKVSSNTALAEKKPGWIDFNAGPILDGRELTEEFLDFVVDIASGTQTRNELNGYREIAIFKDGVTL, from the coding sequence ATGAAATCCGATTTACCCGCAATACAAGAAACCCTCAAGGACCGGCCGCAGGTAAAAGAAACCATCCTGCAGTTCGGGGAAGGCAATTTTCTACGCGCCTTTGTAGACTGGATGATCGATATACTGAACCAGGAGGGCCATTACCGCGGCTCAGTCGTGATGGTGCAGCCCATTGCCCAGGGCATGGGCGAGGCCATAAACCGCCAAAAAGGCCTGTACACTACCTATCTTCGGGGTCTGCGGAAGGGCAAAGCGCTGGAGGAATCCCGGCTCATTACCGCAGTCAGCCGTTGCATAAATCCCTACGCGGATCACCAGGCCTACATCGATGCGGGCAATAATCCCGATCTCCGGTTCATAATCTCCAACACTACCGAGGCGGGAATCAGCTTCCATCCCGGTGACCGACTGGAGGACCAACCCCAGCAATCCTACCCGGGCAAGCTGACGGCCCTCCTGTACCGACGCTTCACCCGCTTCAGCGGCGACCCGGATAAGGGGCTTGTTATCATCCCCTGTGAACTCATCGACCGCAACGGAGACCGTCTCCGGGACTACGTCAGGCAGTATGCCGAACAGTGGAATCTCGGGGCAGACTTCCTAACCTGGCTGGATTCCCACTGTGATTTTCTCAACAGCCTGGTGGACCGCATCGTGACCGGCTACCCCGGAGAGGAGGCCCCGGCGCTCTGGGAAACACTGGGCTACCGGGACGATCTATTGGTTACCGGGGAACTCTTCCACCTCTGGGTGATTGAGGGAAGCCGGCGCTACGCCATGGAGCTGCCCTTCCAGCGGGCCGGCTTGGATGTCATTTGGACCGAGGATATGACCCCCTACCGCACCCGGAAGGTGCGGATCCTCAACGGGGTTCACACCATGACCGCCCTTACCTCCTTCCTCTACGGTCTGGATACCGTCGGGCAGTGGGGTTCTACCCCGGATATCAGCCGTTTCGTGGACCATGCGATCTTCAAGGAAATCATTCCCGCCTGTCCCGGGGTACCCGGAGAGCTGGAAGACTTCGCCCGGGAGGTAATTCAGCGCTTCGCCAATCCCTACATCGTCCACCAGGTCCTGAGCATCAGCCTCAATTCGGTATCCAAGTTTACAACCCGGGTGCTTCCCAGCCTTCTGGACTACCATCGGAGCACCGGCAGCCTCCCCCAGGCCATACCCTTCTCCTTGGCAGGACTCCTGGCCTTTTATCAGGTTGATTCTGATGCCCCGGGCAGCTGGCAGGGCATGAGGGGGGACCAACCCTACCCGGTAAAGGATGATCCGGCGATTCTGGAAGCCTTCGCCGACCTCTACGCCCCGTGGACACCCCAGCCTGATGCCACCGAGACCCTGGTCCGCCTGGCCCTGAGCCGCAGCCAGTGGTGGGGTACCGACCTTTCCGCCGTCCCGGGCCTGGTAACCGCCGTCTCCGGGCATCTTCATCGGATTCTAACCCAGGGCATGAAGACGGCCCTCGGCCGGCTGCTTTCTAAAATCGATTCCCAGAGCCGTGAAATCGCTCCCCGCATCCGCCGCATCCATCCCGGCGATACCGTGGTGGTCGCCGTGGATCCCGTACCCCGGGGCACGGTAATCGAGGTTCCCGAAGGAAGCATTGAGGCCGGGGCGGACATTCCCCAGGGCCATAAAATCGCCATCCGCGCCATGGCACCGGGGGATCCGGTGGTCAAATACGGCTTTCCCATGGGCAGGGCCTCAACAGCCATCAGCCCCGGGGATCATGTCCACACCCACAATGTGAAGACGGGGCTGGAGGGGACCCTGGAGTACCGCTACCGCCCCGGCGCCGCCGACCCTGCCCCGGGAAGCACTCCGGCGCCCCATACCCAACGAAGCTTCCAGGGCTACGTCCGGGAGGACGGCTCGGTGGGAATCCGCAATGAGATATGGATCATTCCCACGGTAGGCTGCGTGAACCGCCCGGCGGAACTCATGGCCCAACGAGCCATCCGCGCCCTGGGCAGCAAGATCGGACCCAATATCGACGCCATTGTTACCCATCCCCATCCCTACGGCTGCTCCCAACTGGGAGACGACCACCTGATGACCCAAAAAATTCTGGCCGACCTGGTTCACCATCCCAACGCCGGAGGGGTTCTGGTCTTCGGTCTGGGCTGCGAGAACAACTACATCGAGGAATTTAAGAAGGTTCTAGGCCCCCATAACGAGAAGCGGGTCAAGTTCCTCTCCGCCCAGGATACCTCCGACGAAATCGATGCGGGTATGCAGCTCCTGGAAGAGCTGGTAGACCAGGCAAACCAGGACGTCCGTCAGTCGGTACCCTTGGAAAAACTGATCGTCGGCCTGAAATGCGGGGGCTCCGACGGGTTTTCAGGATTGAGCGCCAATCCCCTCCTGGGCCAGCTCTCGGACGCCCTCATCGACCAGGGCGGCACGACCATCCTTACCGAGGTGCCCGAGATGTTCGGGGCCGAGACCATTCTCATGGACCGGGCGGAGAGCCGGGAGGTCTTCGAGGATGTGGTGGGACTGATCAATGGGTTCAAAGAATACTATCTCCGGTACAACCAGGTGGTGTACGAAAACCCCTCCCCGGGCAACAAGGAGGGGGGCATTACCACCCTGGAGGAAAAGAGCCTGGGCTGCGTCCAGAAGGGGGGCCGAAGCCCCGTCCGGGGGGTTCTGAAGTACGGTCAGCGCATCACCACCCACGGTTTGAACCTCCTGGAAGGGCCGGGAAACGACATCGTCAGCGTCACCGCCCTGGCGGCGGCTGGGGCCCACCTGGTTCTCTTCACCACCGGCCGGGGCACCCCCCTGGGCGGCCCTGTTCCCACCGTAAAGGTCTCCAGCAACACAGCTCTGGCGGAAAAAAAGCCCGGCTGGATCGATTTTAACGCCGGCCCCATCCTGGACGGGAGGGAGCTGACCGAGGAATTCCTGGATTTCGTTGTGGACATTGCCTCGGGAACACAAACCCGGAACGAGCTGAACGGCTACCGGGAGATCGCCATCTTCAAGGACGGAGTTACCCTATGA
- the uxaC gene encoding glucuronate isomerase yields MSFMDRDFLLTTKTARRLYHQYAADMPIFDYHCHLIPRQIAEDTNFSDIAQVWLGGDHYKWRAMRSNGVDEHLITGDAEPREKFQAWAQTLPYLLGNPLYHWTHLELQRFFGITEVLDGDSAEEIWQECNRILTQEGLSARRMITQSKVYTIGTTDDPADSLEWHRQIRQIPTREFSTRVIPSFRPDPYLAIESAAFPQRVADLARRADRPIHTLDDLVQVLSDRIDFFDSLGCRASDHALETVGFTPPRQEAAREVFLRAMEARDSGTAESPNLPPEDRKLYQSYLLVELARRYSQKGWAMQLHIAARRNNNSRFMDRLGPDTGFDSVQDLSLADGLAGLLNHLESQNCLPKTVLYSLNPKDYYTIGTLMGCYQGGGIPGKIQFGSAWWFNDHRDGMEEQMRILGNLGLLPRFIGMLTDSRSFLSYTRHEYFRRILCNLLGGWAEAGEIPRDEGLLGKTVQNISFTNALEYFG; encoded by the coding sequence ATGAGTTTCATGGACCGGGATTTTCTACTGACTACCAAGACCGCCCGCAGGCTGTACCACCAATACGCCGCGGACATGCCCATCTTTGATTACCACTGCCACCTCATCCCCCGGCAGATAGCCGAGGACACGAACTTCTCGGACATTGCCCAGGTCTGGCTGGGGGGGGATCACTACAAGTGGCGGGCTATGCGCTCCAACGGGGTGGATGAACACCTTATAACCGGGGATGCAGAGCCCAGGGAGAAATTCCAGGCCTGGGCTCAGACCCTGCCCTACCTTCTGGGAAATCCCCTGTACCACTGGACCCACCTGGAGCTTCAGCGATTCTTCGGCATCACCGAGGTGCTGGACGGCGATTCTGCCGAGGAAATCTGGCAGGAATGCAACCGCATATTGACCCAGGAGGGGCTTTCAGCCCGGCGGATGATCACCCAGTCCAAGGTGTACACCATCGGCACCACCGACGACCCCGCAGACTCCCTGGAATGGCACCGGCAGATCCGGCAGATTCCCACCCGGGAATTCTCCACCCGGGTCATTCCCTCCTTCCGCCCCGACCCCTACCTGGCCATAGAGAGCGCCGCCTTTCCCCAGAGGGTAGCGGACCTGGCCCGGAGGGCGGACCGGCCCATCCACACCCTGGATGACCTGGTTCAGGTGCTCTCGGACCGGATCGATTTCTTTGATTCCCTGGGGTGCCGGGCATCGGACCATGCCCTGGAGACGGTGGGGTTCACTCCTCCCCGGCAGGAAGCAGCCCGAGAGGTATTTCTTCGGGCCATGGAAGCCCGGGATTCCGGGACAGCCGAAAGCCCGAACCTTCCCCCGGAAGACCGGAAACTCTACCAGAGCTACCTCCTGGTAGAACTGGCCCGGCGCTACAGTCAAAAGGGCTGGGCCATGCAGCTGCATATCGCCGCCCGGCGCAATAACAATAGCCGGTTCATGGATCGCCTCGGGCCGGATACGGGCTTCGACTCCGTCCAGGATCTCTCCCTGGCCGACGGGTTGGCCGGGCTTCTGAATCACCTTGAATCCCAGAACTGCCTGCCCAAAACGGTCCTCTATTCCCTGAATCCCAAGGATTATTACACCATCGGAACCCTGATGGGCTGCTACCAAGGGGGAGGCATTCCCGGGAAGATCCAATTCGGATCGGCCTGGTGGTTCAACGATCACCGGGACGGGATGGAGGAACAGATGAGGATTCTCGGAAACCTGGGACTGCTGCCCCGGTTCATCGGCATGCTCACCGATAGCCGGAGCTTCCTGTCCTACACCCGCCATGAGTACTTCCGGCGGATTCTCTGCAATCTTCTGGGAGGCTGGGCCGAGGCGGGAGAGATTCCCCGGGATGAGGGGCTGTTGGGCAAGACGGTACAGAATATCAGCTTTACCAACGCCCTTGAATATTTCGGGTAA
- a CDS encoding IclR family transcriptional regulator: MAKRNTKTGDGSSGNPNPGAGSQNQEGSSGTGGGLISAVVRVFSILETLSTKKSINLEHLSQETGLAKPTVYRFLNTLRELGYVHRDENDQYFPTLKMFSIGSRILDHMDLPSITRPIAQGLSDRLGETVHLGVREGDEAIYLVKIESKYTLRMYSQVGKKIPLYCTAIGKSLLAGQASGEVDAYLERTRLIPFTPHTITDARAFHQELDRVRDQHSSQDREEHEEGIRCIASPILDHRGSTVAAMSVSWPVFRFDNAREAEYVGLVRDAAKEISRILGAQI, from the coding sequence ATGGCTAAACGAAACACCAAAACCGGCGACGGCAGCTCCGGGAACCCCAACCCCGGAGCCGGATCCCAGAATCAGGAGGGTTCCTCCGGAACCGGCGGGGGATTGATCAGCGCGGTGGTCCGGGTATTTTCCATCCTGGAAACCCTTTCCACTAAGAAAAGCATTAACCTGGAGCATCTTTCCCAAGAAACCGGTCTGGCCAAACCCACGGTCTACCGGTTTCTTAATACCCTCCGGGAACTCGGCTACGTGCACCGAGATGAGAACGATCAGTACTTTCCCACCCTAAAGATGTTCAGCATCGGCTCCCGGATACTAGACCACATGGACCTGCCCAGTATAACCCGGCCCATCGCCCAGGGGCTCTCGGACCGCTTGGGTGAAACCGTGCATCTGGGGGTCCGGGAGGGTGACGAGGCCATCTATCTAGTGAAGATCGAATCAAAATACACCCTGCGGATGTACTCCCAGGTGGGCAAGAAGATTCCCCTCTACTGTACCGCCATCGGAAAGTCCCTCTTGGCCGGCCAGGCGTCCGGTGAGGTGGACGCCTACCTGGAGAGAACCAGGCTCATTCCCTTTACCCCCCATACCATCACCGATGCCCGGGCCTTCCACCAAGAACTTGACCGGGTGCGGGATCAACACTCATCCCAGGACCGGGAGGAGCACGAGGAGGGCATCCGGTGTATTGCCAGCCCGATTCTCGATCACCGGGGCAGTACCGTGGCGGCCATGAGTGTTTCCTGGCCGGTATTCCGCTTTGACAATGCCCGGGAAGCCGAATATGTTGGCCTGGTACGGGACGCGGCCAAGGAGATTTCCAGGATCCTGGGCGCCCAGATTTAG
- the kduD gene encoding 2-dehydro-3-deoxy-D-gluconate 5-dehydrogenase KduD has product MATILDQFSLEGKVALVTGSERGLGQGMALGLAEAGADILGVSYTPEAADTAAKVEALGRRYVHVQADLLSIEPIPGIIEAAKKAYGRIDILVNNAGIIKRNDSVNFTEAEWDDVMNINIKTVFFLCQAAARQFIAQGTGGKIINVASMLSFQGGIRVPSYTASKSGVKGITMLMANEWASQNINVNAIAPGYMATDNTAQLRADEKRSTEILDRIPAGRWGKPSDLAGAVVFLASAASDYINGYTIAVDGGWLAR; this is encoded by the coding sequence ATGGCAACAATATTGGATCAGTTTTCATTGGAGGGCAAGGTGGCCCTGGTTACCGGATCGGAGCGTGGCCTGGGGCAGGGTATGGCCCTGGGGCTTGCCGAGGCAGGAGCGGATATCCTGGGGGTGAGCTACACCCCAGAGGCAGCCGACACGGCAGCAAAGGTGGAGGCCCTGGGACGGCGGTATGTTCACGTCCAGGCCGACCTCTTGAGCATCGAGCCGATTCCCGGGATCATCGAAGCCGCCAAGAAGGCCTACGGACGGATTGATATTCTGGTGAACAACGCCGGCATCATCAAGCGCAACGATTCCGTGAACTTTACCGAGGCCGAGTGGGACGATGTGATGAACATTAATATAAAGACGGTGTTCTTCCTCTGCCAAGCCGCGGCCCGGCAGTTCATCGCCCAGGGCACGGGAGGAAAAATCATCAATGTGGCTTCCATGCTGAGCTTCCAGGGTGGAATCCGGGTTCCCTCCTACACCGCCAGCAAGAGCGGTGTTAAGGGAATTACCATGCTCATGGCCAACGAATGGGCCTCCCAGAATATCAATGTGAACGCCATTGCCCCGGGGTACATGGCCACGGACAACACCGCCCAGCTCCGGGCGGATGAAAAGCGCAGCACCGAGATTCTGGACCGGATTCCTGCAGGCAGATGGGGCAAACCCTCGGATCTGGCGGGTGCGGTGGTGTTTCTTGCCTCGGCGGCCTCGGATTACATCAACGGGTATACGATTGCGGTGGACGGGGGCTGGTTAGCCCGCTAG
- the kduI gene encoding 5-dehydro-4-deoxy-D-glucuronate isomerase yields the protein MSLDIRYANHPEDARGYDTQQLRDHFLVDHVFVPDEISLTYSHVDRVVFGGAAPVEAELALRGGKDFGTDVFLERRELGVICIAGRGVVTAQGKEYELSKGDGMYIGMGTQSVSFKAVSGSQAPLFYLMSSPAHQSYPTVRITKDQANPRTLGSRESLNVRTIYQYVHPAVCKSCQLSMGMTVLEEGSVWNTMPCHTHERRMEVYFYFDMDAQTRVFHLHGQPRETRHIVMANQQAVISPSWSIHSGVGTGKYTFIWGMAGENQTFDDMDHVDMADLR from the coding sequence ATGAGCCTTGATATTCGATATGCCAATCATCCCGAGGATGCCAGGGGGTACGATACCCAGCAGCTTCGGGATCATTTTCTGGTGGACCACGTGTTTGTGCCTGATGAGATTTCCCTGACCTATAGCCACGTAGACCGGGTTGTCTTCGGGGGGGCGGCGCCGGTGGAAGCGGAGCTTGCCCTGAGGGGCGGGAAGGATTTTGGTACGGATGTGTTTCTGGAACGCCGGGAGTTGGGGGTAATTTGTATCGCCGGCCGGGGTGTGGTGACGGCCCAGGGGAAGGAGTACGAGCTGTCCAAGGGGGACGGGATGTACATCGGCATGGGGACCCAGTCGGTGAGCTTTAAGGCGGTTTCAGGCAGCCAGGCGCCCCTCTTCTACCTGATGAGCAGCCCCGCCCACCAGAGCTACCCCACGGTCCGCATTACCAAGGACCAGGCGAATCCCCGCACCCTGGGATCCCGGGAGAGTTTGAATGTCCGCACAATCTACCAGTATGTCCATCCCGCGGTGTGTAAGAGCTGTCAGCTTTCCATGGGCATGACGGTTCTGGAAGAGGGCAGTGTGTGGAATACCATGCCCTGCCACACCCACGAGCGCCGCATGGAGGTTTACTTCTACTTTGACATGGATGCCCAGACCCGGGTGTTCCATCTCCACGGCCAGCCCCGGGAGACCCGGCACATCGTTATGGCTAACCAGCAGGCGGTGATCTCGCCGTCCTGGTCCATTCACTCCGGGGTCGGAACCGGAAAATACACCTTTATATGGGGAATGGCTGGGGAAAACCAGACCTTTGACGACATGGATCATGTGGATATGGCGGACCTGCGGTAA
- a CDS encoding sugar kinase, translating into MNTKEKRVVTLGEIMLRLKSPGHERFFQSPALEASFGGGESNVAVSLSILGIPSRFVSVVPDHDIGTAALGELQRFGVDVSFVRRGPGRLGIYFLETGANQRPSKVIYDREETGISRVRPGDFEWEDIFRDARWFHITGITPALSQSAADTALEAVQQASQRGVPVSIDLNFRKKLWNYGKSAPEVMAGITQYADVVIANEEDIQLCLGISAQGLDVTQGHLDAAVYEDLAGRVKQAYPGVKTVAITMRQSISADKNGWSAALAGPEGFTVSRKYAIDDIIDRVGGGDSFSAGLIFGLLEFPGDQERVINFAVAASALKHSIPGDFNLAQRQEVETLAGGDGSGRVQR; encoded by the coding sequence ATGAATACCAAAGAAAAACGGGTTGTAACCCTTGGAGAAATAATGCTTCGGCTCAAATCGCCGGGCCATGAGCGGTTTTTTCAGTCCCCGGCCCTGGAGGCAAGCTTCGGCGGCGGGGAATCGAATGTGGCGGTGTCCTTGAGTATTTTGGGGATCCCCTCTCGGTTTGTATCGGTGGTGCCTGATCATGATATCGGGACTGCAGCCCTGGGAGAACTACAGCGTTTTGGGGTGGATGTCTCCTTCGTCCGCCGGGGCCCGGGCCGATTGGGGATCTATTTTTTAGAGACCGGGGCGAATCAACGGCCCAGCAAGGTTATTTACGACCGCGAAGAAACCGGGATCTCCCGGGTCCGCCCCGGGGACTTTGAGTGGGAGGATATATTCAGGGATGCCCGGTGGTTCCACATTACCGGGATTACCCCGGCCCTGAGCCAGAGTGCTGCAGATACCGCCCTGGAGGCGGTGCAGCAGGCTAGTCAGCGGGGTGTTCCGGTTTCCATAGACCTTAACTTCCGGAAAAAGCTCTGGAACTACGGAAAGTCTGCCCCGGAGGTTATGGCGGGTATTACCCAGTATGCCGATGTGGTCATTGCTAATGAGGAGGATATCCAGCTCTGTCTGGGAATATCCGCCCAGGGCCTTGATGTGACCCAGGGACATTTGGATGCGGCGGTGTATGAGGATCTGGCCGGCCGGGTGAAGCAAGCCTACCCGGGAGTCAAGACCGTGGCTATTACCATGCGCCAGAGTATTTCAGCGGATAAAAACGGATGGTCCGCTGCCCTGGCCGGGCCGGAGGGTTTTACCGTGAGCCGTAAGTACGCCATTGATGACATTATCGACCGGGTAGGGGGGGGAGACAGCTTCAGCGCCGGTTTGATCTTCGGCTTGCTGGAGTTCCCCGGGGATCAGGAGCGGGTAATTAATTTCGCCGTGGCGGCTTCTGCCCTGAAGCACTCCATACCCGGGGATTTTAATCTGGCACAGCGCCAGGAGGTAGAGACCTTAGCCGGTGGCGACGGATCCGGCCGGGTTCAGCGGTAG
- a CDS encoding bifunctional 4-hydroxy-2-oxoglutarate aldolase/2-dehydro-3-deoxy-phosphogluconate aldolase, whose amino-acid sequence MNTITDLTDMEQQLFTTGLVPVVTIQDAGDAKGLGTALVRGGIPVAEITFRTPAAADGIRTMAQEVPEVLVGAGTVINRDLAKQAIQAGARFIVSPGFNPRVVDYCREQNVPVIPGINNPGGIEAALEAGLTTLKFFPAEASGGAAMIKALAAPFPQVRFMPTGGISPKNLGDYAKIPSILAIGGSWMVPGKAVESRSWDEIAGLCREARTSLQGFSFAHLGINSDGEQHSSSIARFFSSLGFPVSQGATSYFASEFLEIMKAPYRGSHGHLAIRTHNIPRAAAFLHALGFTTQDETAKYKDGRLIALYLEPEVAGFAIHLLQA is encoded by the coding sequence ATGAACACCATCACCGATTTGACAGATATGGAACAGCAGCTTTTCACCACCGGTCTTGTGCCGGTGGTTACCATCCAGGACGCCGGAGATGCCAAGGGCCTGGGAACCGCCCTGGTCCGGGGCGGCATTCCCGTGGCCGAGATCACCTTTCGGACCCCTGCAGCCGCGGATGGCATCCGGACCATGGCCCAGGAGGTCCCGGAGGTCCTGGTAGGTGCAGGCACAGTAATCAACCGCGACCTCGCCAAGCAGGCAATCCAAGCCGGAGCCCGGTTCATCGTGAGCCCGGGATTCAACCCCCGGGTGGTGGATTATTGCCGGGAACAGAACGTCCCGGTAATTCCGGGCATCAACAACCCCGGAGGCATTGAGGCTGCCCTGGAAGCCGGCCTGACCACCCTCAAGTTCTTTCCCGCCGAGGCATCAGGGGGCGCGGCCATGATTAAGGCCCTGGCAGCCCCCTTCCCCCAGGTCCGGTTCATGCCCACCGGGGGGATCTCCCCCAAAAATCTGGGTGATTATGCAAAAATCCCCAGCATCCTCGCAATAGGAGGCAGCTGGATGGTCCCCGGGAAGGCCGTTGAATCCCGGTCCTGGGATGAGATCGCCGGGCTCTGCCGGGAGGCCCGCACCAGCCTTCAGGGCTTCTCCTTCGCTCATCTGGGCATAAACAGCGACGGCGAGCAGCATAGCAGCTCCATTGCCCGGTTCTTCTCAAGCCTCGGCTTTCCGGTAAGCCAAGGCGCCACCTCCTACTTCGCCTCTGAGTTCCTGGAAATCATGAAGGCACCCTACCGGGGCAGTCATGGCCACCTAGCCATCCGTACCCACAACATCCCCCGGGCGGCGGCCTTTCTCCATGCCCTGGGCTTCACCACCCAGGACGAAACCGCCAAGTACAAGGACGGACGGCTCATTGCCCTCTACCTCGAGCCCGAGGTCGCCGGCTTCGCCATCCACCTGCTCCAGGCCTAA
- a CDS encoding glycoside hydrolase family 28 protein — translation MLNLWEIGGKGDGKTDNSAVFAKAFSELKGRQGGELVIPRGLYLTGPWELPGGCTITLEKEAVIQFIPEFSRYTPVWTRWEGVECFAMNPLIFARNKADITLRGEGRIDGSGALWWQHLRSIRASGRRQPQHPIEIELAAKNPGYLNHPSGGGGRETQFLRPALLQFYECRNVLVEGITLENSPFWNTHPVYCRGLTFRGVTFSNPADAPNTDGLDLDSCEDVLVEACTFRVGDDCLALKSGAGEDGLRVNRPCRDIRIRDCTMYAGHGGIVIGSETAGGIERVEVRDCTMVDTDRGIRIKTRRGRGGKIQGLRFRNISIDGCLCPFVINAYYRCGADESDPRLFSLDPQDRTPATPVIRDIRVEGLSARNCRATLGFIAGLPESPVTGLDIRDYRVSLSAGDGQVEPGLAAMTAGLPVLTNRELAKFFVEEPGLGD, via the coding sequence ATGTTGAATCTATGGGAGATCGGGGGAAAAGGAGACGGGAAGACGGATAACTCGGCGGTCTTTGCCAAGGCCTTTTCCGAACTCAAGGGCAGGCAGGGCGGCGAGCTGGTTATTCCCCGGGGGTTGTACCTTACCGGGCCATGGGAGCTACCGGGGGGCTGTACAATCACCCTGGAAAAGGAAGCAGTCATACAGTTTATTCCCGAGTTTTCCCGGTACACCCCGGTCTGGACCCGGTGGGAGGGGGTGGAGTGTTTCGCCATGAATCCCCTGATATTTGCCCGGAACAAGGCGGATATTACCCTTCGAGGCGAGGGGCGGATCGACGGGTCCGGTGCGCTCTGGTGGCAGCATCTGCGGTCCATCCGGGCTTCGGGACGGAGACAGCCCCAGCATCCCATAGAGATTGAACTGGCGGCGAAAAATCCAGGATATCTGAACCACCCCTCGGGGGGTGGAGGCAGGGAAACCCAGTTCTTGCGGCCCGCCCTGCTCCAGTTTTATGAGTGCCGGAATGTCCTGGTGGAGGGTATTACCCTGGAGAACTCCCCTTTTTGGAATACCCATCCGGTGTACTGCCGTGGCCTCACCTTTCGCGGTGTTACCTTCAGCAATCCCGCCGATGCACCCAACACCGACGGGCTGGACCTCGATTCTTGCGAGGATGTCCTGGTGGAGGCCTGTACCTTCCGGGTGGGGGATGACTGTCTGGCCCTGAAGTCCGGAGCGGGGGAGGACGGTCTCAGGGTCAACCGGCCCTGCCGGGACATCAGGATCCGGGACTGCACCATGTACGCAGGCCATGGAGGTATCGTCATCGGCAGTGAAACCGCCGGAGGGATTGAGCGGGTTGAGGTCCGGGATTGCACCATGGTGGATACCGACCGGGGGATCCGGATCAAAACCCGGCGGGGCAGGGGCGGGAAAATTCAGGGGCTTCGGTTTCGGAACATTTCAATAGATGGTTGTTTATGCCCCTTCGTGATAAATGCCTACTACCGCTGCGGTGCGGACGAGTCGGATCCGCGGTTGTTTTCCCTTGATCCCCAGGATCGGACCCCTGCGACCCCGGTGATCCGTGATATCCGGGTGGAGGGGCTATCGGCACGGAACTGCCGGGCAACCCTGGGGTTCATCGCCGGGCTGCCCGAATCACCGGTTACCGGCCTGGATATTCGGGATTACCGGGTATCCCTGAGTGCCGGGGATGGACAGGTTGAGCCGGGGCTGGCTGCAATGACCGCCGGGCTACCGGTCCTGACGAACCGGGAGCTTGCCAAGTTTTTTGTGGAAGAGCCCGGACTGGGTGACTAG